GTCGTGAATGCTTTAGAGAAGGTCCATCCATTGAATTACTGTGGTGTTTAGCAAACTCTCACCCTCAAGTTCCCTTTTTATCTGCTGTCACTGACTGGTTTTCAAACTTGTCAAAATTCTACTTTGCTCCAATAAGCATGTAGAATGTGTATGTTTTCCCAgtgaatttgtaagtcgctctggataagagcgtctgctaaatgacttaaatgtaatgtaaatgtaacaaacatagtgtgtttgtgtttagctgctgtgtgtgtttgtgtttagctgctgtgtgtgtttgtatttccctgctgtgtttgtttgtttgtgattGCCCAGCATTACTGTATGTTCCGTCTCATACCCTAACTCTTCTGTGTTGTTCTATTCTGCTGTGTGTTTAGCGTTGCCACAACACTGTTATGggggttattgtgatgtggaaGGAAATGCAGGGGTTAAGGTTCAGCACTGTAGGAGGGCTGCTTTTGACCATGAGTAGTGTTGGCAAACTGGGACTTCATACAGGAACTACCAAGACCTGCCCATAACTCACTGATCTGTATTATCCCTTTGGAAACTCCCCTCGCATTACGTCTGCTCAGCTTTAATGATGGTCCACGATAGTGGCTGACTGGATGGTGTCACTTAGGGGTGCGCCAAGTGACATGTTGTCTTATATCCTAGTTCAATAAAGAGAAATAACTCGTTTTATTTTGCTGTGGCGAGCAAATCAACCAAAAGCAGTCAATATCTGACAGTTGAATGCCGTACTCGCTGTAatacaccaccatctctctctctctctctctctaaggtgttGGGACTCCACATCACGCACGTTTTTGTTGTATACTTGTGGTTTCAGCACCTCACAAATAAAATGTCCGTTTAAAAACGACTCCAGACATACACAAACGCGTACCATCCGTGATATGCTTGTTGTGTACTCATTTCAACATGTCTGTCTGACCTCCATCCCATTGTGTTCTCAGATGACGCCACCGGGAAGGCCAAGGTGTTCAAGCAGTTCAACAGGAAGAGGCAAGGGGCCGTGAAGCGCAAGATCCATCAGGTCAACGGACACAAGTTCATGTCCACCTTCCTACGGCAGCCCACCTTCTGCTTCCACTGCAAAGAGTTCATCTGGTaagggcgcacacacacacacacacacacactccactgccCTTACCTCAGAGAGTTAATCTAACGTGGTACACCAACTGTGACTGTATTGTCAATTGTGTATGAAAGAAACAGCCCATTACAACCTATttattatgtaaacattatgccTTGCATGATTTCTGATTGTCAGGTCTTTGGTTACAGGGGTGTGTTTGGGAAGCAGGGCTACCAATGCCAAGGTAATTGACACAGTCTTCTCTGTTGGGTCTTTCTTtctgctttctgtctctcttttctccttcacACCATTCTGTGACCACCCGCCCACTCAGACAGGAAGTAAGTGCTACTCCACAGAGACTGAGCTCTCACACCTCTTTTATTATAGAGTTGCTGAACCCAATCTCCATCTCAACTTACGGTGCCTGGCCTCCATCTCACAAACACTCTGTTTAAAGTCTGGCATCGTTTGGCATCGTGCTCGTTTGGCATCGTGCTCTTTCTCTCAAACAATTGATTAGAATCACCAACGTTTCAGCAGGAAGATGCCTTTGTCAGAGTTTCTTTCTCTAAATGAAAGGATCAGCGACAGACATGGTTTGATTGTTTGCTGTTTAGTTTCCATGttttcattctgtctgtctgtttcccagtATGCACGTGTGTGGTTCACAAGCGATGTCATCAGTTGGTTGTCACGGTGTGTCCACGTATGAAGAAGTCTGTCAAGGAGCCGGTGAGACAACATACAGAGACCAGCCATTTTACCTTCATCACCATATCCCTAATCCACTACAGTAATGCTGTAACAGCTCTGTCATGTCATCACTATGACACCCACACCTGCATGCATTCTCCAAAAAAAACACCCCCTCATCAATGGAATGTGTTCAGACAATGCAAAGACAAAATGTTGTCTTTTTACCTGAAATACACTGTGAAAAATGTCAGGGGATTCCAGAGTCAAAATAGGCTGATCTACAGGTGCATTGTGTTACAGCTGATAGACCTTAGACGTATGATGAACATACATGTATTCAGCAGCTGTGTGTTGATCAGGGACCCTGCCCAGGATGCTGTTTGTTGATCTGTTCAGTGAGGCAGAAAGGTGTGGGCCAACAACATCAAGCTACTGAATATTATCACACATATTCTGCAAGTACACTAAAGACATTTTAGGGAACTTGTCTCAAACTGAGGTTCAATGTATGCTGAACATTCAAGTTTCATGTCCCGGTCTACTACACATATGAACAAACCATACCACTGAAGAAAAATAGGAACTAAACAGATTGACACTTGacttattaatatactggtatgtGAAGAAAAACATTTGTTTTGAGAAGTAGCATAATTACTGATGAATTATGATGCCATATGATGGTTTGCTTGAGCAAGCCTAGGTCAATGGGGTGACATACTGATGAAATCTCATTCACAGACCACCAACCATGGCTTCAGTATCAACGTCCCTCACAAGTTCAACATACACAACTTTAAGGCTCCCACCTTCTGTGACCACTGTGGTTCTCTACTGTGGGGCCTTGTCAGACAGGGTCTACACTGCAAGAGTAAGATTCTTTCATTTCtcatactctctctttctctctgatgtttATGGACAGGTAGAAATCTGCATGGCTTATTAACCTGTACTTCCTGTGTATTGTGTGTCTGTCCTCTGCAGGCTGTAAGATGAACGTGCACATCCGCTGTAAGGGCAACGTAGCACCCAGCTGTGGGGTCAACAGTGTGGAGCTGGCCAACAAGTTGGCAGAGATGGGCCTGCAGGCCGGGGGGTTCTCCAAACGCAATTCgctggtaggagagaggggagagagagattatgaCAGACATgcgtacatacatacacacacacatacacatacatacatacatacatacatacatacatacatacatacatacatacatacatacatacatacatacatacatacatacatacatacatacatacatacatacatacatacataaatacatacatacatacatacatacatacatacatacatacatacatacatacatacatacatacatacatacatacatgcatgcatgcatacatacatacatacatacatacatacatacatacatacatacatacatacatacatacatacatacatacatacatacatacatacatacatacatacatacatacatacatacatacatacatacatacatacatacatacatacatacatacatacatacatacatacatacatacatacatacatacatacatacatacatacatacatacatacatacatgaacATACTCAGTAGTTAAATGCTCATCCTGTTGTTCACCAGTCCACTGGAGTGCAGGGCCAGGAGCGGGCCCTtagtgtgaggagagagagtgaaaccccTCAGCAGCAGACCAGACATCTGGGCATCTCTGACTTCACCTTCCTACAGGTGCTGGGGAAGGGTAGCTTCGGCAAGGTGAGACATCCACCATAGAGCAATACTACCATGGACTGTGTGATGGTCTAGAGTTTGGAACCGGTAATtaacatgtgtgtgtgctgtgttccTATTTCAGGTGATGCTGGCTCGGTTGAACAGCGGTGAGCGGGTGTTTGCAGTGAAGGTGCTGAAGAAGGACATAATTCTGCAGGACGATGATGTTGAGTGCACCATGACAGAGAAGAGAGTGCTGTCACTGGCCAGCTCCCACCCGTACCTCACTCAGCTCTACTGCTGCTTTCAGACACCGgtaagagtcacacacacacccacgcacacgcaCTGGCAAGTCTGTAGCTGTAATGCCTAGAGTGTCCTGTTGAGGGCAGCAGTGCCCTGACGTTATCTGAGTGGGAATGCAGCACAGTGTGAATGACCCTCTGCATGACAGAGCTATTCTCCCACCCAGGAGCCTAATCTGCTTTAGCTGTTTGAACCCTCGCTGGCCTACTTCATTTTGGATCAGAATAGAGCAGCGTTGAGTGATGGAACCATGATACAGCCCATTCCCTTCCTCTGTTACTAAAAGTGAACTACCTTTACTCCTTCCTATACCCCTACTCCCTGTTCCTCAGGCTACCACTTCATATCACACCCCTTGTGTTTGATTAGCACACTATTATCTCATTTTGCCCTGGCTCCTATACACAGGTTTCTTATTCTTAACTGCCCCTAGACCCCATCTATCTTAACTTAATAGTTTGCTGTCTTTTTCCTTTGTTTTTACAGGGGGTAAATTGACTTGCTTCAGGTCTAATTGCACCTGCACTCTCACAGAGCCTTTCCACACCATTCATAACCATGACTCTAATGCAGTTGTGTTACTAGTTAATATCTTATAAGCTATAACAAATAAAGAGAGTCGCTTACAGTTTATTCGCTGTTAGTCACCACCTCTAGATGAAATATTTTtttctgggtgtgcgccagcttGTGTTTTTTATTCGACTTGTTAAAATCTTACCAATGACATGAAGTCAATGTAAGACATGTTTAGGAGATGATCATGGTAAGGTCAATCGAAACTCTATTGTTTCTCTACCTCGCTAGTGTTCACAGGGTCTGTTCTACCATGTGCTGGCTAGTCATGTCTGGGACATTTATGACCCAGACAGTACTGCACTTCGTGTTCCACAGGGAAGTGTTTTTTCCTGTTCATGTTCTGGAACATGCGGGTGTCTAACCTGTAATGAGAAAAAAGGATGTATGTATTTGCACAGTGTATTTTCTCATTAGTATCATGGAGTTGTGGCTCTGCAGTGATGGCTGCATGAATCTGCTATATGGCCTCATGAAATGTATGAGTATTAGACACCATTGCCTCCTTGACACGAGGAATTGGTATGTCCTCGAGCTGTTGTGGAGGTAGTGGGGTTTCATTGTTGTGTATTTGAAAAAGGAGCCGTTGTCCCTGTGTTCCAGGACCGCCTGTTCTTTGTGATGGAGTTTGTCAATGGGGGCGACCTCATGTTCCACATCCAGAAGTCCAGAAAGTTTGAGGAGTGCCGCGCTCGCTTCTACACCGCCGAGATCACCTCTGCACTTATGTTCCTGCACAGCAAGGGCATCGTCTACAGGTCTGACACATAATCACATGCTCTTATATAGAGACAGCTAACATTTAGTTGGAGTGATGCCTCAGTGGCCTTTGACTGGTTCTAATCCATCTAATCTTTTTACGGGGCTGTTGTCAACTTACTGTGATGGCCAACACAAAGGTCTCTGTCAAGCCTCATGTTGATaaaggtggcagcatcatgtgagCGGCTACGCTaaatgttgagtttatatttagATAGCCCTCCGTGTCAGCGCCACATAGCATGACTGCTAGCTTCACGTGACAAGCTAATGTCCTTTCCTGGAAATAGCCTAACCCTAGTACTCCAGGTCTTGCTCTATAACAGTACTAAAGACCTCGTACTGACTTCTCAGCTCATGGCCCCAGATGTAGCCCAAGTGTATTATGTAAAGTAATGTCTTTATCGTGTCTCAACTATCTCTTCCTTGTGCTCTTTCACCCTGAGGTAAAGGGCTAATATTATCAGCCTATCAGGggcaataaaataataataataataatcgttTTTGCAAAAGTACTTTAACCTCAATTTTAGTCCATTAATATAGTCTTGAATCGAAAACCAGAGCTAATAGTACCTAATGTCAACATGTTACAGACCACCAGCGTACCCTTTTGGAGAACAAATTAGTTTTAGTGTTTGTCTCGAATGTATTATGATTAGATCGTAATCTCTTTATGTTTGCTGACTGTGCTGTTAGTCATTCTCACGTTTGAAGACCAGAACCGCACACAAACTAACTACCCAGCAaacacatttggttccttggaagttgaggGAACGTAAGTTTTTGGTTCTGGGAACTAAGCCATAAGTTTCCTGACCGTTTAAAAAACGTTCAGTTTTACCGTTCTGAGAATTTCTGTGAAAATGTTGCTTGTTCTGGGATCATACTTACAAGAgattctgagaacgttttactatggttccctaaatgttttcctgggaggttttattaacatCCTGAGAATGGAAATTCTAGATGaactttcactgaatgtttcaatagaactatataacactgcTAGCTCAGGTTAACTGTTTTGTACTCCCAAGCACACataggacacatggaaattaATTAGCTTAGGCAATTATCATGTAGACACATTTTGTTATTGTGGCAGGGCATCATTGAGATTCTAACCTATGATCTTCTGTTATGCTGAAGTATTGAAATTCCCCCAGgagaatgttgtttcttaacgttctgtgaactatttgagaacattcacCATATCAAATCAGTTGGAGAACATTCATAAAACATTGCCAAAACTATAactaaatgtaaccatgttttgaacttttaggaaattTAATGAAGTACCAAGAAAATTACGTtattttgtcaagttccttaaatg
This sequence is a window from Oncorhynchus gorbuscha isolate QuinsamMale2020 ecotype Even-year linkage group LG17, OgorEven_v1.0, whole genome shotgun sequence. Protein-coding genes within it:
- the LOC124001728 gene encoding protein kinase C eta type-like isoform X2 codes for the protein MSTFLRQPTFCFHCKEFIWGVFGKQGYQCQVCTCVVHKRCHQLVVTVCPRMKKSVKEPTTNHGFSINVPHKFNIHNFKAPTFCDHCGSLLWGLVRQGLHCKSCKMNVHIRCKGNVAPSCGVNSVELANKLAEMGLQAGGFSKRNSLSTGVQGQERALSVRRESETPQQQTRHLGISDFTFLQVLGKGSFGKVMLARLNSGERVFAVKVLKKDIILQDDDVECTMTEKRVLSLASSHPYLTQLYCCFQTPDRLFFVMEFVNGGDLMFHIQKSRKFEECRARFYTAEITSALMFLHSKGIVYRDLKLDNVLLDKDGHCKLADFGMCKEGMFEGVATGTFCGTPDYIAPEILQEMQYGPSVDWWSLGVLLYEMLSGHAPFEAENEDDLFESILNEEISYASWLSAEAVNILKAFLTKNPARRLGCVAAEGGENAVTNHVFFTGINWDKLNCREQEPPFKPRIKTAEDVNNFDPDFTQEEPTLTPIEDLLPSVNQDEFHNFSFTSPELLDD